A genomic segment from candidate division TA06 bacterium encodes:
- a CDS encoding very short patch repair endonuclease: MDNLTKKQRRINMQRIRSVGTKPEKIIAQQLRKKGIYFSQHLKSLPGKPDFVLRKYGVVVFVDSDFWHCNPKHFIMPKTNKIYWKTKISNNIKRDKIVNKLLKGNGWKVIRIWEYDINNSLNRTLLKIYRAINNYK, translated from the coding sequence ATGGACAATTTGACCAAAAAACAACGCAGAATTAACATGCAACGCATTCGTTCCGTAGGGACAAAACCAGAAAAAATAATAGCACAACAACTACGGAAAAAAGGGATATATTTTTCACAACACTTAAAATCATTGCCTGGCAAACCTGATTTTGTCTTGAGAAAATATGGGGTAGTTGTTTTTGTTGATTCCGATTTTTGGCATTGTAATCCAAAACATTTTATAATGCCAAAAACAAATAAAATATATTGGAAAACTAAAATAAGTAATAATATAAAACGTGACAAAATTGTTAATAAACTATTAAAGGGGAACGGGTGGAAAGTTATCCGCATATGGGAATATGATATTAATAATAGTCTAAATAGAACTTTATTGAAAATATATAGAGCAATCAACAACTATAAATGA